In the Euphorbia lathyris chromosome 5, ddEupLath1.1, whole genome shotgun sequence genome, one interval contains:
- the LOC136230675 gene encoding terpene synthase 10-like, with the protein MLAKSITPLDQLELIDILQRLGLAYHFEHQIHEILMCIYNKRHSHDTDKSIKKDLHFTALEFRIFRQHGFNISQEIFGEFQDDDGNFNTNLNEEYKGMLSLYEASFLSEEGENMLEAAREFAYNNLRKLIQQNQVIEPYYSKLINHALELPLHWRMLRLESRWFIDMYEVKQGMDSHILELAKLDFNNVQATYQADLQYASCWWKNTCLAEKLRFSRDRIVENFLWTVGVTYEPRFSYCRRMATKINALITTIDDIYEVYGTLEELELFTDAVKRWDVNEIEQLPDYMKICFVALHNTINEIGYDVLKEQGFHIIPYLKKAWVDLCEAYLLEGKWYHSSYTPTLEEYIENAWISISGPVILVHGFFLTKDAVTIDGLKYLMEYPKVLRLSSMILRLADDLGTSSDELKRGDVPKSIQCYMNESGASEEEARQHIQSLIMETWKKMNKQRHEGSPLFSKEFIAGAMGLARMAQCMYQYGDGHGIQERETRDRVLSLLVHPIPI; encoded by the exons ATGCTCGCTAAATCCATAACTCCTTTGGATCAACTTGAGCTCATTGACATTTTACAAAGACTTGGATTAGCATATCATTTTGAACATCAAATACATGAAATTCTGATGTGTATTTACAATAAAAGACATAGTCATGATACTGATAAATCAATCAAGAAAGATTTGCATTTCACAGCTCTTGAATTTAGAATCTTCAGACAACATGGCTTTAACATATCTCAAG AGATATTCGGTGAGTTTCAAGATGATGATGGGAACTTTAATACAAATCTAAATGAAGAATATAAGGGCATGCTATCATTGTATGAGGCCTCATTCCTTTCGGAAGAAGGTGAGAATATGTTAGAAGCAGCAAGAGAATTTGCATACAATAATCTGAGAAAACTTATTCAGCAAAATCAAGTAATTGAGCCATATTATTCAAAGTTAATAAATCATGCTTTGGAGCTCCCACTCCATTGGAGAATGCTAAGGTTGGAAAGCAGGTGGTTCATAGATATGTATGAGGTTAAACAAGGCATGGATTCTCATATATTAGAGCTTGCTAAATTGGATTTCAACAATGTCCAAGCAACATACCAGGCTGATCTTCAATACGCCTCATG CTGGTGGAAGAATACATGTCTTGCTGAAAAGCTAAGATTCTCAAGAGACAGGATAGTGGAGAACTTCTTGTGGACAGTTGGAGTGACGTATGAGCCACGATTCTCATATTGCAGAAGAATGGCCACCAAAATCAATGCATTGATAACGACTATTGATGACATTTATGAAGTTTATGGGACCTTGGAGGAACTTGAACTGTTTACTGATGCTGTTAAAAG ATGGGATGTGAATGAAATTGAACAACTTCCGGACTATATGAAGATATGTTTTGTAGCTCTTCATAATACAATCAATGAAATAGGCTATGATGTGCTTAAGGAACAAGGATTTCATATCATTCCCTATTTGAAGAAAGCT TGGGTAGATCTATGTGAAGCCTACTTATTGGAGGGTAAATGGTACCATAGCAGCTATACACCAACACTAGAAGAATACATTGAAAATGCATGGATTTCTATTTCTGGTCCAGTTATACTAGTCCATGGATTTTTTCTTACAAAGGATGCAGTCACAATTGACGGCTTGAAATACCTCATGGAGTATCCAAAGGTATTGCGGTTGTCATCTATGATTCTTCGACTAGCAGATGATCTGGGAACATCTTCT GATGAATTAAAGAGAGGTGATGTTCCAAAATCAATACAATGCTACATGAATGAAAGTGGAGCTTCAGAAGAAGAAGCACGCCAACATATTCAATCTTTAATTATGgagacatggaagaagatgaacaAACAAAGGCATGAGGGTTCTCCATTATTCTCCAAAGAGTTTATTGCCGGAGCAATGGGCTTAGCTCGGATGGCACAATGCATGTACCAATATGGAGATGGGCATGGGATACAAGAAAGAGAGACCAGAGATCGTGTTTTGTCATTACTTGTTCATCCTATTCCTATTTAG